From Actinopolymorpha cephalotaxi, one genomic window encodes:
- a CDS encoding polysaccharide biosynthesis protein, with protein sequence MTGRVEPVLRRHRLVVLALCDGVAWLLAMATFSVLRASVGAPGGVTPWMGALALGLIAAVLQVSFGWVVRLHHGRAAVGSFEEMILLGGVTVSVGLVAAVLNALLSPPLVPRTVPVGASFMAMALVAWLRATWRRLHEHEYRTAERTDGMTPVLIFGAGDGGRQLVDSMLRDPSAGWWPVGLLDDRLNLRHRRVRGIPVLGTGEDLPRAVAETGCRTLVVAIPSASAELLRTMERRAASLNIDLKVLPSLGELLDRRVAVSDIRDLQMSDLLGRHQIDTDVASVADYLTGRVVLVTGAGGSIGSELCRQIWRYAPAELLMLDRDESALHAVQLSIHGRAMLDSPDLVLADIRDTERILQVFEERRPDVVFHAAALKHLSMLEQYPAEAVRTNVWGTHAVLEAAKRTGVSRFVNISTDKAANPCSVLGYTKRLAEGLTATVAREASGTFLSVRFGNVLGSRGSVLTAFTSQIEAGGPVTVTDPKVTRYFMTVQEAVQLVIQAAAIGRDGEALVLDMGKPVSIDDVARNLIDMSGKQIEVVYTGLREGEKLHEELFGDGEPDHRPVHPLVSHISVPAVRPADVYSVDLWSRRGQVTDALRDICAHMVGEVAHQPVRSPRSGQPGRPRQSESEELPTWRRSRT encoded by the coding sequence GTGACGGGCCGTGTCGAGCCCGTCTTGCGTCGCCACCGACTCGTGGTGCTGGCTCTGTGCGATGGCGTCGCCTGGCTGTTGGCGATGGCAACGTTCTCGGTCCTGCGCGCGAGCGTCGGAGCGCCCGGCGGTGTGACACCGTGGATGGGTGCGCTCGCACTTGGGCTGATCGCCGCCGTGTTGCAGGTCAGCTTCGGCTGGGTGGTGCGGCTGCACCACGGGCGAGCCGCGGTCGGCAGCTTCGAGGAGATGATCCTTCTTGGCGGGGTAACCGTGTCCGTCGGGCTAGTGGCCGCGGTACTCAACGCACTACTCTCGCCGCCGCTGGTGCCTCGGACGGTTCCGGTCGGCGCGTCGTTCATGGCGATGGCCCTGGTGGCCTGGCTGCGCGCCACCTGGCGACGGTTGCATGAACACGAGTACCGCACAGCGGAACGGACCGACGGAATGACGCCGGTCCTGATCTTCGGCGCCGGTGATGGTGGCCGTCAGCTCGTCGACTCGATGCTCCGGGACCCCAGCGCCGGCTGGTGGCCGGTCGGCCTACTCGACGACCGACTCAACTTGCGACATCGCCGGGTGCGTGGCATTCCGGTTTTGGGCACCGGCGAGGACCTTCCGCGGGCGGTCGCGGAGACCGGATGCCGAACGCTCGTCGTCGCGATTCCTAGCGCGAGTGCCGAACTGCTGCGAACCATGGAGCGCCGCGCGGCAAGTCTCAACATCGATCTGAAGGTGCTGCCGAGCCTCGGCGAACTGCTGGACCGGCGGGTCGCGGTGTCCGATATCCGCGACCTACAGATGAGCGACCTACTCGGCCGGCACCAGATCGACACCGATGTGGCATCTGTTGCGGACTACCTGACCGGACGGGTCGTGCTGGTGACGGGCGCCGGCGGGTCGATCGGGTCAGAGCTCTGCCGGCAGATCTGGAGGTATGCACCGGCCGAACTCCTCATGCTCGACCGGGACGAGTCGGCTCTGCACGCCGTCCAGTTGTCGATTCATGGACGCGCGATGCTCGACTCCCCCGACCTGGTGCTGGCCGACATCCGAGACACCGAACGGATCCTTCAGGTATTCGAGGAACGACGTCCGGATGTCGTGTTCCACGCCGCGGCGCTCAAGCACCTGTCGATGCTGGAGCAGTACCCGGCTGAGGCGGTGAGGACCAACGTCTGGGGCACCCATGCGGTGCTCGAGGCTGCCAAACGCACAGGTGTGAGCCGGTTCGTGAACATCTCCACGGACAAGGCCGCCAACCCCTGCAGCGTTCTCGGCTACACGAAGCGCCTGGCGGAGGGACTCACGGCCACAGTCGCGCGCGAGGCCAGCGGCACCTTTCTCAGTGTGCGGTTCGGCAACGTACTCGGCAGCCGGGGTTCGGTATTGACGGCGTTCACGTCCCAGATCGAGGCCGGTGGGCCGGTTACAGTGACCGATCCCAAGGTGACGCGCTACTTCATGACCGTGCAGGAAGCCGTCCAGCTGGTGATCCAGGCGGCTGCGATCGGGCGTGACGGTGAAGCCCTCGTGCTCGACATGGGCAAGCCGGTCTCCATCGATGACGTCGCCCGCAACCTGATCGACATGTCCGGCAAGCAGATCGAGGTCGTATACACGGGCCTGCGCGAAGGCGAGAAGCTGCACGAGGAGCTCTTCGGGGACGGCGAGCCAGACCATCGTCCCGTGCATCCGCTGGTGTCGCACATCTCCGTACCGGCCGTACGGCCCGCCGACGTCTACTCCGTGGACCTGTGGTCGAGGCGTGGTCAGGTGACCGACGCGCTGAGGGACATCTGCGCGCACATGGTCGGTGAGGTCGCCCATCAACCCGTACGTTCTCCGCGCTCGGGACAGCCTGGCAGACCACGGCAGTCTGAATCCGAGGAACTGCCGACTTGGAGGAGGAGCCGTACCTGA
- a CDS encoding MraY family glycosyltransferase, translating to MPAVVLAAAFASLGLQGVLLPVLRRYVVDIPNNRSSHAMPTARGGGLAVVAGIWLGIVAGYLAAAPVPWSVVVMALALSAALGLADDMWTLGALPRLGIQLVLGLSLALWMLETRTALSGISLVLAAAVATIWLAGFTNAFNFMDGVNGISALNAIVAGAWYAYVGWHWSVDNLTTLGLAVAGAAAGFLPWNFPKARVFLGDVGSYAIGMALAGLALWAAAAGVPLWSALAPLLVYVVDTSWTLTRRVASGQPWKQAHRDHIYQRLVAGGWSHARSAMVSAFAAVGCCAAALVTETVGPIVGVLLLAIGAGCYLLLPQTIHGDSASARLQAPGRRHAAEGAVVAPRNPSRAGRTVQPRPHPATHEWVSE from the coding sequence ATGCCGGCAGTAGTGCTGGCGGCTGCCTTCGCAAGCCTAGGGTTGCAGGGCGTCCTATTGCCCGTGCTTCGACGGTACGTCGTCGATATACCCAACAACCGCTCATCGCATGCCATGCCGACCGCCCGCGGAGGCGGGCTCGCGGTCGTCGCCGGCATCTGGCTCGGGATCGTAGCTGGGTATCTGGCTGCGGCGCCCGTCCCATGGTCCGTTGTCGTGATGGCGCTGGCTCTGTCCGCGGCACTCGGGCTGGCGGACGACATGTGGACGCTGGGAGCTTTGCCCCGGCTCGGAATCCAACTGGTGCTGGGGTTGAGCCTTGCGCTGTGGATGCTTGAGACCAGGACTGCCCTGAGCGGGATCAGCCTCGTTCTCGCCGCCGCAGTAGCTACGATCTGGCTGGCGGGCTTCACCAACGCCTTCAACTTCATGGACGGCGTGAACGGGATCTCCGCGCTCAACGCCATAGTGGCCGGCGCCTGGTATGCGTACGTTGGCTGGCACTGGAGTGTCGACAACCTGACGACGCTCGGCCTCGCCGTCGCCGGGGCGGCTGCAGGCTTCCTGCCCTGGAACTTTCCCAAAGCTCGCGTCTTCCTCGGCGACGTAGGGAGTTACGCCATCGGGATGGCGCTTGCGGGTCTTGCTCTGTGGGCAGCCGCTGCAGGCGTACCGCTCTGGTCGGCGTTGGCACCGCTGCTGGTGTATGTCGTCGACACGAGCTGGACCTTGACGAGACGCGTCGCGTCCGGTCAGCCGTGGAAGCAGGCGCATCGAGACCACATATATCAGCGGCTCGTGGCCGGCGGATGGAGCCACGCACGGTCCGCGATGGTGTCGGCCTTCGCTGCGGTTGGGTGTTGCGCCGCGGCATTGGTCACCGAGACTGTCGGACCAATTGTTGGTGTGCTTCTTCTGGCGATCGGCGCCGGGTGCTATCTGTTGCTGCCTCAGACCATCCACGGGGACTCAGCATCAGCCCGACTCCAGGCGCCCGGCCGGAGGCACGCCGCCGAGGGCGCCGTCGTGGCGCCCAGAAATCCATCGAGGGCCGGCCGAACCGTCCAGCCTCGTCCGCATCCGGCCACGCATGAATGGGTGAGCGAGTGA
- a CDS encoding glycosyltransferase family 4 protein — translation MGERVRIGFITQWYSPEPGAAAHPTAVANALVDAGHEVTALTSFPNYPTGRFLDPRPRRPLRRETVDGVRLTRVLHYPSHDDSAAKRIASYMSFAASTTAFTAALAGCDVCLVYCTPATVAIPAVVLNALAGVPFVLYVQDLWPDSVTASGFVSNPRGNHFMARQLSRYCNGIYRRASAVVGISPAMSDLLRARGVDEHKVATVYNWVDESVFKPAPRSNSDSSRFELMYAGGIGEVQGLENAIEAMNALRDRDDVRLTFVGRGVAEPGLRRRVAELGLEHSVRFCPPRTTADMAGVIASADAQLVSLRGDSFLATTLPSKLQASMACGAPIICAAPGAAAQLVAQAHAGIAVEPDRPSALAGAIAGMAAASKEKRAVMGRNGLAYYNRNLSRSVGAARLADILARACADRRPNILKRTTRESWYG, via the coding sequence ATGGGTGAGCGAGTGAGGATCGGATTCATCACCCAGTGGTACAGCCCCGAGCCTGGCGCCGCGGCGCATCCGACCGCAGTTGCAAACGCACTAGTTGACGCGGGCCATGAGGTGACCGCCCTGACCTCGTTCCCGAACTACCCAACCGGTCGCTTCCTTGATCCCCGACCTCGCAGACCACTCCGGCGCGAGACGGTCGACGGGGTTCGCCTGACGAGGGTGTTGCACTACCCGAGCCATGACGACAGCGCCGCGAAGCGGATCGCGAGCTACATGTCCTTCGCCGCTTCCACGACAGCTTTTACCGCAGCACTGGCCGGGTGCGACGTTTGCCTCGTCTACTGCACGCCGGCGACGGTAGCCATTCCCGCAGTCGTCCTCAACGCGCTTGCGGGGGTGCCATTCGTCTTGTACGTGCAGGACCTGTGGCCAGACTCGGTAACTGCGAGTGGGTTCGTGAGCAACCCACGCGGAAACCACTTCATGGCCCGCCAGCTTTCGCGCTATTGCAACGGTATCTACCGCCGCGCCAGCGCTGTCGTGGGCATCTCACCAGCCATGAGCGACCTGCTCCGGGCGCGAGGTGTGGACGAGCACAAAGTCGCCACCGTCTACAACTGGGTGGACGAAAGTGTTTTCAAACCAGCACCGCGCTCGAACAGTGACTCCTCGCGATTCGAACTCATGTACGCGGGCGGCATTGGCGAGGTTCAAGGCCTCGAAAATGCCATCGAGGCGATGAACGCTTTGCGTGACCGCGATGACGTGCGGCTGACTTTCGTCGGCCGGGGTGTTGCGGAGCCGGGACTGCGCCGCCGGGTCGCCGAACTTGGCCTAGAGCATTCAGTCCGATTCTGTCCTCCACGGACTACGGCTGACATGGCCGGGGTCATCGCCTCGGCGGACGCGCAGCTCGTGTCATTGCGGGGTGACTCGTTTCTGGCCACGACTCTGCCCAGCAAGCTCCAAGCGTCAATGGCGTGTGGTGCTCCGATCATCTGTGCTGCGCCTGGTGCAGCCGCACAGCTCGTAGCGCAGGCCCACGCCGGGATCGCAGTGGAGCCGGACCGACCATCCGCGTTGGCGGGCGCGATCGCCGGAATGGCAGCTGCTTCAAAGGAGAAGCGCGCGGTCATGGGTCGCAATGGTCTCGCGTACTACAACCGCAACCTGTCCCGATCTGTTGGAGCCGCACGCCTGGCGGACATCCTTGCCAGGGCCTGCGCAGATCGTCGTCCAAACATTCTCAAGCGGACGACCCGGGAGAGTTGGTATGGCTGA
- a CDS encoding NAD-dependent epimerase/dehydratase family protein — MAEVAVIGASGFVGAAISSQLRRSGFDVREVAAPRVAFSGANCEALLMQASLRDDLTEELSQTVAGADCVVNAAGIADATGADWPALCGANALLPILVHLACRAAGTKRFVHVSSAAVQGRTRRLDESTLRYPFSAYSRSKALAEETLERMDSGPSTVLFRPTSVHGPNRSVTRRLARLASSKATSVAGKGENPTPQVQVDNVGAAVAFVATCTDTPPEIILQPWEGLTTGELLRILGGREPRHVPTSVARSLVLAARWAGTHHLQIAGQARRLEMVWFGQDQDSGWLTAKGWRPPVGPEGWQELAAAVAAVRAGEVRTAEAVSSKGAGS; from the coding sequence ATGGCTGAGGTAGCCGTGATCGGCGCGAGTGGCTTTGTCGGCGCTGCGATTTCGTCACAACTACGCAGGTCAGGATTCGATGTCCGCGAAGTGGCAGCGCCCCGAGTGGCCTTCAGCGGTGCCAACTGCGAAGCTCTGCTCATGCAGGCATCTCTCCGAGATGACCTGACTGAGGAACTCAGCCAGACAGTCGCCGGCGCGGACTGCGTGGTCAACGCTGCCGGAATCGCTGACGCGACGGGGGCGGACTGGCCTGCGCTGTGCGGGGCAAATGCGCTCCTCCCAATACTTGTACACCTCGCCTGCCGCGCCGCTGGAACGAAACGGTTCGTCCACGTAAGTTCGGCCGCCGTCCAAGGAAGAACCCGTCGGCTGGACGAGTCGACGCTGCGGTATCCCTTCTCTGCGTACTCCCGGTCGAAGGCGCTAGCTGAAGAGACCCTGGAGCGCATGGACTCCGGACCATCCACGGTGCTCTTCCGGCCGACCTCAGTCCATGGACCCAACCGCTCGGTCACACGACGCCTGGCCCGGTTGGCGTCCTCCAAGGCCACCTCCGTGGCTGGGAAGGGCGAGAATCCAACACCGCAGGTCCAAGTGGACAACGTCGGTGCAGCCGTCGCGTTCGTCGCCACCTGTACGGACACGCCGCCGGAAATCATCCTGCAGCCGTGGGAAGGGCTAACTACGGGAGAGCTGCTCCGAATCCTGGGGGGTCGAGAGCCGCGTCACGTTCCAACCAGTGTTGCCCGCAGCCTGGTCCTCGCAGCCAGATGGGCTGGAACACATCATCTCCAGATCGCAGGCCAGGCTCGACGACTCGAGATGGTGTGGTTCGGCCAGGACCAAGACAGTGGGTGGCTGACAGCGAAGGGCTGGCGTCCTCCCGTCGGTCCGGAGGGTTGGCAGGAGCTCGCGGCAGCCGTGGCGGCAGTGCGCGCCGGTGAAGTTCGGACAGCAGAAGCAGTGAGTTCGAAGGGGGCAGGGTCGTGA
- a CDS encoding polysaccharide biosynthesis protein, which translates to MTDLNEGRQQAQSPVDSGCVLVTGGTGSFGSTMVRRLLRTGVHEVRVLSRDEAKQDDMRRRLSDDRLRFFLGDVRDFDSVRDAVRGADFVFHAAALKQVPSCEFFPTQAVRTNILGSSNVVEAATAGGVRSVVCLSTDKAVYPVNAMGMSKALMEKVAQAAARNSAGSDTTISVTRYGNVMYSRGSVIPLFVEQLRNGQPLTITEPQMTRFLMSLEESVELVEYAFANADNGDLFVRKAPACTVEVLARAVAKLLKVDEPEIRVIGTRHGEKMYETLLSREERVRALDKGDYFRVPLDARSLQYELFFDEGMPEERETDDYTSHNTRRLDVDEVQTLLLTLPEMQRVLQGAAA; encoded by the coding sequence GTGACCGACCTCAACGAGGGCCGGCAGCAAGCGCAGTCACCGGTGGACTCCGGATGTGTACTCGTGACGGGTGGTACCGGTTCGTTCGGGTCGACCATGGTGCGCAGGTTGCTGCGTACCGGAGTGCACGAGGTCCGGGTGCTGAGCCGCGACGAGGCGAAGCAGGACGACATGCGCCGCCGGCTTTCGGACGACCGACTGCGGTTCTTCCTTGGAGACGTCCGGGACTTCGACAGCGTGCGGGACGCGGTGCGCGGGGCCGACTTCGTCTTCCACGCCGCCGCACTGAAGCAGGTACCGAGCTGCGAGTTCTTCCCCACCCAGGCAGTGCGCACCAACATCCTGGGCAGCTCCAACGTCGTCGAGGCCGCGACCGCAGGGGGGGTCAGGTCAGTCGTCTGCCTGAGCACGGACAAGGCCGTCTACCCGGTCAACGCGATGGGCATGTCGAAGGCGCTGATGGAAAAGGTCGCGCAGGCTGCAGCCCGCAACAGCGCAGGCTCGGATACAACTATCTCGGTGACCCGCTACGGGAACGTGATGTACTCCCGGGGGTCGGTGATCCCGCTCTTCGTCGAACAGCTCCGCAACGGCCAGCCGCTCACGATCACCGAGCCGCAGATGACGCGGTTCCTGATGAGCCTGGAGGAGTCCGTGGAGCTGGTGGAGTACGCCTTCGCCAACGCCGACAACGGCGATCTCTTCGTCCGTAAGGCGCCGGCCTGCACCGTCGAGGTCCTGGCTCGCGCCGTGGCCAAGCTCCTGAAGGTCGACGAGCCCGAGATACGGGTGATCGGCACCCGTCACGGAGAAAAGATGTACGAGACCCTGCTGAGCCGTGAGGAGCGGGTGCGCGCCTTGGACAAGGGCGACTACTTCCGCGTGCCGCTGGACGCGCGTTCCCTGCAGTACGAACTCTTCTTCGACGAGGGGATGCCAGAGGAGCGGGAGACAGACGACTACACATCGCACAACACCCGCCGGCTCGATGTCGACGAGGTGCAGACCCTTCTGCTGACCCTGCCCGAGATGCAGCGCGTACTCCAGGGGGCGGCGGCATGA
- a CDS encoding polysaccharide biosynthesis C-terminal domain-containing protein — translation MTGADGFLGWHVRSRLRALTEHEVVPVNRSAMPGLAKVVRDADAVIHLAGINRSETEDLRDGNVELARAVGDAVIRAERPVRVVYANSIQAGNGTSYGDGKSAAADTLRKAASEAGAGIVDVRLPNLFGEHGRPHYNSFVATFCHEVASGRTPEVNDREVSLLHAQDAARVLVDACGPTDAAEELTPVGEPHRVSGVLATLREFHTLYSTGDIPPLANKFDVDLFNTYRAALFPDHYPIRFPKRADARGELVECVRAHGGAGQTFVSSTVPGITRGEHFHLGKVERFVVLRGEAEIALRRLFSDEVVRFRVSGDSPAAIDMPTMWVHNITNIGGGELVTLFWTNSVFDPNNPDTYAEPVAPGAEEKRG, via the coding sequence GTGACCGGAGCCGATGGCTTCCTCGGCTGGCATGTCCGCAGCCGCCTACGGGCACTCACCGAGCACGAGGTCGTGCCTGTGAACCGGTCGGCGATGCCAGGCCTCGCGAAGGTCGTTCGCGACGCCGACGCGGTGATCCACCTGGCCGGGATCAACAGGTCGGAAACCGAGGACCTCCGTGACGGCAACGTCGAACTGGCCCGGGCCGTGGGGGATGCGGTCATCCGTGCCGAGCGCCCGGTGCGGGTGGTCTACGCGAACAGCATCCAGGCAGGCAACGGAACGTCTTACGGCGACGGCAAGTCTGCCGCGGCGGACACGCTGAGGAAGGCGGCGTCCGAGGCCGGTGCGGGCATCGTCGATGTACGGCTGCCGAATCTCTTCGGTGAGCACGGCCGGCCGCACTACAACTCCTTCGTGGCAACCTTCTGCCACGAGGTCGCAAGTGGTCGGACGCCGGAGGTCAACGATCGCGAGGTCTCCTTGCTGCACGCGCAGGACGCCGCCCGCGTCCTCGTCGACGCCTGTGGTCCGACTGATGCTGCCGAGGAACTGACCCCGGTGGGTGAGCCACACCGCGTCAGCGGGGTCCTGGCCACCCTGCGGGAGTTCCATACGCTCTACAGCACGGGCGACATTCCGCCGCTGGCCAACAAGTTCGACGTGGACCTGTTCAACACCTACCGCGCGGCGCTGTTCCCCGATCACTACCCGATCAGGTTCCCGAAGCGGGCCGACGCCCGTGGCGAGCTCGTGGAGTGCGTACGAGCGCACGGCGGAGCAGGTCAGACCTTCGTCTCGAGCACGGTGCCGGGAATCACTCGCGGGGAGCACTTCCACCTCGGCAAGGTCGAGCGGTTCGTCGTACTCCGCGGTGAGGCCGAGATCGCACTGCGGCGTCTCTTCTCCGACGAGGTCGTCCGTTTCCGCGTGTCAGGCGACTCCCCTGCTGCCATCGACATGCCCACGATGTGGGTGCACAACATCACTAACATCGGCGGTGGCGAACTCGTGACGCTGTTCTGGACGAACTCGGTCTTCGACCCGAACAACCCCGACACATACGCCGAGCCGGTGGCTCCCGGAGCCGAGGAGAAGCGCGGATGA
- the wecB gene encoding non-hydrolyzing UDP-N-acetylglucosamine 2-epimerase, giving the protein MTIVGTRPEIIRLSRVIATLDRTMDHVLVHTGQNYDYALNQVFFDDLELRAPDHYLDVDTSSLGHVLGETLIKTEEVLRAERPDAVLILGDTNSCIAALMAKRMHIPVYHMEAGNRCFDENVPEETNRRLVDHVADFNLVYTEHARRNLLAEGLQPRRILLTGSPMREVLDHYRPRIEASDVVARLGLHDGGYFLVSAHREENVDDPERIRMLLECIVDVRDHWKLPVLVSTHPRTRKRLENLAEWDAPEGVDFHEPFGFLDYVKLQTNAACVLSDSGTISEESAILGFPAVTLRESIERPEALDAGSIVMTGLSSADVRHAIQLQMEVARQPNTHQIPFEYAVEDCAHRTSMWILSTCARHGTWSGLRSARGPK; this is encoded by the coding sequence ATGACGATCGTGGGCACCCGCCCGGAGATCATCCGGCTCTCCCGAGTGATCGCCACGCTGGACCGGACGATGGACCACGTTCTCGTCCACACCGGCCAGAACTACGACTACGCCCTCAACCAGGTGTTCTTCGACGACCTGGAGTTGCGCGCTCCCGATCACTACCTCGACGTCGACACCTCGTCGCTTGGCCACGTCCTGGGCGAGACGCTGATCAAAACTGAGGAGGTGCTCCGCGCCGAGCGGCCGGACGCCGTGCTCATCCTGGGCGACACGAACAGCTGCATCGCGGCACTGATGGCCAAGCGAATGCACATCCCCGTCTACCACATGGAGGCGGGCAACCGGTGCTTCGATGAAAACGTCCCGGAGGAGACCAACCGGCGGCTCGTCGACCACGTGGCCGACTTCAACCTCGTCTACACCGAGCACGCCCGGCGGAACCTCCTTGCTGAAGGCCTCCAGCCGAGGCGAATCCTGCTGACCGGTTCGCCAATGCGTGAGGTCCTGGACCACTACCGCCCTCGGATCGAGGCGTCCGACGTGGTAGCCCGACTGGGACTTCACGACGGCGGCTACTTCCTCGTCAGCGCGCACCGCGAAGAGAACGTCGACGACCCGGAGCGGATTCGCATGCTCCTGGAGTGCATCGTGGATGTCCGCGACCACTGGAAGCTGCCGGTGCTCGTGTCCACTCACCCGCGCACGCGCAAGCGGCTCGAGAACCTCGCCGAGTGGGACGCGCCGGAAGGTGTGGATTTCCACGAGCCCTTCGGCTTCCTCGACTACGTGAAGCTCCAGACCAACGCGGCGTGCGTGCTCTCCGACTCCGGGACGATCTCGGAAGAGTCGGCGATCCTGGGCTTCCCGGCAGTGACCCTGCGGGAATCCATCGAACGACCCGAAGCGCTCGACGCCGGCTCGATCGTGATGACCGGACTGTCATCCGCTGACGTCAGGCACGCAATCCAGCTTCAGATGGAAGTGGCACGGCAGCCCAACACCCACCAGATTCCATTCGAGTACGCCGTCGAGGACTGCGCACATCGCACGTCGATGTGGATCCTGTCCACCTGCGCCCGACACGGCACGTGGTCTGGCCTGCGCAGCGCCAGGGGCCCGAAGTGA
- a CDS encoding glycosyltransferase — protein sequence MHLTRAGVTGLAFSTRRLDATQRSTWASSCAGFELVEPTDLWNRSRSLLLEGTGRRGLEAISRRLLARSANARRADAGAGGSAHRVENTLDLWATRRLSRRLARLASRQRPALVHALRVPFEGIAATMTRLDAPTIVSTWGQDFQGQAKGSVLDHARHALRSCDGFMADNHADVRLAKEFGLPETTPSLVVPGNMGLATADLRAALAASSTSSKGDRAPLVVFPRGARSYIDYETFVDAIPRVLELRPDARVVCIGLGRNQQAAQKAVSFGSSVTLMEQVPQKDLWRLFAEAAVVVSPGRTDGLPNSVIEAAALGAVVVVYELVSLVEVLEPPMLGYTVPQGDEGAMAKAIVDALDTPAERRNQNIEVTIDRFEAQTSLRRVLDFYGQVAPSMSGREGRES from the coding sequence ATGCATCTGACCAGAGCGGGCGTCACCGGTCTCGCGTTCTCCACCCGCCGGCTCGACGCTACACAACGGTCAACCTGGGCGTCGTCGTGCGCGGGATTCGAGCTCGTGGAACCGACCGACCTGTGGAACCGGAGCCGCAGTCTGCTCCTGGAAGGGACCGGCAGGCGCGGCCTCGAGGCCATTTCTCGCAGGCTCCTCGCTCGTTCGGCCAACGCTCGCCGCGCGGACGCGGGTGCCGGGGGTAGCGCGCACCGAGTTGAAAACACCCTCGACCTGTGGGCGACTCGCAGGCTGTCCCGCCGTCTCGCCAGGCTGGCATCCAGGCAGCGCCCTGCACTCGTTCACGCGCTGCGGGTACCGTTCGAGGGAATCGCCGCCACCATGACGCGGTTGGATGCCCCTACGATCGTGAGTACGTGGGGGCAGGACTTCCAGGGACAGGCGAAGGGGTCGGTTCTCGACCACGCCCGCCACGCGTTGCGGTCCTGCGACGGCTTCATGGCGGACAATCACGCGGATGTACGTCTCGCAAAGGAGTTCGGACTTCCCGAGACGACCCCGAGTCTCGTCGTGCCCGGGAACATGGGGCTCGCTACCGCAGATTTGCGCGCCGCGCTGGCTGCGTCCTCGACCTCCTCCAAAGGGGACCGTGCCCCCTTGGTGGTCTTTCCCCGAGGCGCACGCTCCTATATCGACTACGAGACGTTCGTCGACGCCATCCCCCGGGTGCTCGAGCTACGTCCCGACGCCCGGGTCGTCTGCATCGGCCTCGGCAGGAACCAGCAGGCTGCACAGAAGGCCGTCTCGTTCGGCAGTTCGGTGACCCTGATGGAGCAGGTTCCGCAAAAGGACCTATGGCGGCTCTTCGCCGAAGCGGCTGTCGTGGTCTCGCCCGGCAGGACGGACGGTCTGCCGAACTCCGTCATAGAGGCGGCCGCGCTCGGAGCGGTCGTGGTCGTCTACGAACTGGTGTCACTGGTGGAGGTGCTGGAGCCTCCGATGCTCGGATACACCGTTCCCCAGGGGGACGAAGGAGCCATGGCGAAAGCCATCGTCGATGCCCTCGACACCCCCGCCGAGAGGCGGAACCAGAACATCGAAGTAACCATCGACCGGTTCGAAGCACAGACGTCACTAAGAAGAGTGCTGGACTTCTATGGCCAAGTCGCGCCCTCGATGAGCGGACGTGAGGGCCGGGAATCATGA